One Vigna unguiculata cultivar IT97K-499-35 chromosome 7, ASM411807v1, whole genome shotgun sequence genomic region harbors:
- the LOC114192371 gene encoding subtilisin-like protease SBT1.9: MEPHFVVPFPMMFLITLWLLLAHHAKAESSTYVVHMDKSLMPQLFASHHDWYESIIHSIDLAIADDPSKQQELKLVYTYDDAMHGFSAVLSSEELETLKKVHGFVTAYPDRSATIDTTHTFEFLSLDTPGGIWNASNFGDGVIVGLIDTGIWPESDSFRDDGMSRNIPSKWKGTCEPGQDFDASLCNFKLIGARYFNKGVKAANPNVTISMNSARDTQGHGSHTSSTVAGNYVNDASFFGYAKGVARGVAPQAMLAMYKVLWDEGRQASDVLAGMDQAIADGVDVISISLGFDDVPLYEDPVAIAAFAAMEKGVLVSSSAGNEGPEVGTLHNGIPWVLTVAAGTIDRTFGSLALGNGETIVGWTLFAANSLVENFPLIYNKNLSACNSVKLLSEAATRGIIICDAFDSVSVFDQIDLVTAASVVGAVFISEDPRLIETGRLFSPSIVINPSDAPSVIKYAKRVENPFASINFQQTFVGIKPAPAAAYYTSRGPSPSYQGILKPDVMAPGSNVLAAFVPNKPSARIGTNVFLSSDYNFLSGTSMACPHASGVAALLKAAHPDWSAAAIRSALVTTANPFDNTQSPIRDNGNPLQYASPLAMGAGEIDPNKALDPGFIYDATPQDYVNLLCALGYTQNQILTITRSNFYKCADNPSSDLNYPSFIVLYSNKTRSLVQKFRRTVTNVGDGAATYRVKVKQPKGAVVKVSPETLSFGYKNEKQNYSVTIKYRRNTKEKITFGDIVWVEDGGARKVRSPIVVAPSEIA; encoded by the coding sequence TGGACaagtccctcatgcctcaactCTTTGCAAGCCATCATGATTGGTATGAATCCATCATCCATTCCATAGACTTGGCAATAGCTGATGATCCATCAAAGCAACAAGAGCTCAAATTGGTGTACACTTATGATGATGCCATGCATGGATTCAGTGCAGTGTTATCATCAGAAGAGTTGGAGACCCTAAAGAAAGTTCATGGTTTTGTGACAGCTTATCCTGATAGATCTGCCACCATAGACACAACACACACCTTTGAGTTTCTGTCATTGGACACACCCGGTGGAATATGGAATGCTTCAAATTTTGGGGATGGTGTCATTGTGGGTCTCATAGACACTGGAATATGGCCTGAAAGTGACAGCTTCAGAGATGATGGCATGAGCAGAAACATCCCATCCAAATGGAAAGGAACATGCGAGCCAGGACAAGACTTTGATGCCTCCTTGTGTAACTTCAAATTGATTGGAGCCAGGTACTTCAACAAGGGTGTGAAAGCAGCGAACCCAAATGTCACTATCAGCATGAACTCAGCGAGAGACACTCAGGGTCATGGAAGCCACACATCATCCACTGTTGCTGGGAATTATGTGAATGATGCTTCTTTCTTTGGCTACGCCAAAGGGGTAGCCAGAGGCGTTGCACCACAAGCCATGCTTGCCATGTATAAGGTCCTTTGGGATGAAGGGCGTCAAGCCTCTGATGTTCTTGCAGGAATGGACCAAGCCATTGCTGATGGGGTTGATGTCATTTCCATTTCTTTGGGTTTTGATGATGTTCCGCTCTATGAGGATCCTGTGGCAATAGCTGCTTTTGCAGCAATGGAAAAAGGGGTGTTGGTTTCATCTTCAGCTGGCAATGAAGGTCCTGAAGTTGGTACTTTGCATAATGGAATCCCTTGGGTGCTAACAGTTGCAGCAGGCACCATAGACCGAACATTTGGAAGTTTGGCTCTTGGCAATGGCGAAACCATTGTGGGTTGGACCTTGTTTGCAGCAAACTCCTTAGTGGAGAATTTTCCACTTATTTACAACAAGAATCTATCAGCGTGCAACTCGGTTAAACTGTTATCCGAAGCAGCCACAAGAGGGATCATTATATGTGATGCCTTTGACTCAGTTTCTGTGTTCGATCAAATAGATCTTGTCACTGCAGCCAGTGTGGTAGGGGCTGTGTTTATCTCCGAGGATCCACGGCTAATTGAAACAGGACGTTTGTTTTCTCCAAGCATTGTGATCAACCCAAGTGATGCACCATCCGTGATCAAGTACGCAAAAAGAGTTGAGAATCCCTTTGCCAGCATCAACTTTCAACAAACGTTTGTTGGAATAAAACCAGCACCAGCTGCAGCATATTACACTTCAAGAGGTCCTTCACCAAGCTACCAAGGGATCTTGAAGCCTGATGTAATGGCACCTGGCTCAAATGTTCTAGCTGCTTTTGTTCCAAATAAACCTTCAGCTAGAATTGGAACAAACGTGTTTCTCTCTAGCGACTACAATTTTTTGTCTGGAACATCCATGGCATGTCCTCATGCATCCGGTGTTGCTGCTCTTCTCAAAGCAGCACACCCTGATTGGAGTGCAGCTGCTATAAGATCAGCACTGGTCACCACTGCTAATCCTTTTGACAACACCCAAAGTCCAATCAGAGATAATGGCAACCCATTGCAATATGCTTCTCCTCTTGCCATGGGAGCTGGTGAGATTGATCCTAACAAAGCACTTGATCCAGGTTTCATATATGATGCCACCCCTCAGGACTATGTTAACCTCCTTTGCGCTCTGGGTTACACACAGAACCAGATCCTAACCATCACAAGATCAAATTTTTACAAATGTGCCGATAACCCATCATCTGATCTTAACTACCCTTCTTTCATAGTCTTGTACAGTAACAAAACAAGATCATTAGTCCAGAAGTTCAGGAGGACCGTGACCAATGTTGGAGATGGTGCTGCTACGTATAGAGTGAAGGTGAAACAACCTAAGGGCGCTGTTGTTAAGGTTTCACCGGAGACATTGTCATTTGGGTATAAGAATGAAAAGCAGAACTACTCGGTTACCATAAAGTACAGGAGAAATACGAAGGAAAAGATCACATTTGGGGACATTGTTTGGGTTGAAGATGGTGGTGCACGCAAGGTGAGAAGCCCCATTGTTGTGGCACCTAGTGAAATTGCTTAA